TCGCCGCAAATTACGAGTTTTAGCCAATTTCCAGATTGAATAATAGTTATCACTATAAACAATATCTGTCTTGAATTTATACTTTTTTTCTATGCTTTTACCCCAAGCCTCTGAAGGATTAAGTAAAAACACATCACTAAACCCATCAGGAATTTTAGGAATTTTTTGATTGTTCACCAACAGAAATCGCACTTTTGGTTCCAAAAGATAGCTTAAAGAAAAGACATGACCATAATTATTACTCAAAGCATCACTAATCAAAAGTGGACGATTACTCTGATTAATGATTTGGGCAACTTGGGGATTGCCATAATTCATACCCTTATTCCACCAAGTTTCTGCCTGTGAACTCACCTTAGAAGAAATCAAACCACAAATAATCACTAATGCCATGATTATGTGCCAAAAGCTCCGACGCGATCCCCTCCCATTATATAATTGCGTAGTTAGTAGATAGGCAACAGCTAATTGGATTCCTAAATAAGATGGGATTAAATATGCTTCGGTAGACGATCGTATACTCCCAATAATTAAATCTGGCAGTATTAATGGTAATGCTGGTACTACAATTAACGTGATGATAAAAGACCAAATTTTATAGTTAGTTGATTGACAAAGAAAATAAATTGAATATCCTACTAAGCTTAAAAAAGCTAGTCCAATTAAATAGCCTAGAGAATTTTCTGAGCTAAGGTCTATATCAAAAAAAATCCGGCTTAACTGCATCAATAAAAATGGGAGAATAGGTATTAAATCTGACTGTGCTGTTGTTTTATCTGCTGAAATCAAAAATTGAAAAAAATCACCAATTACAACTGTTATCCAAGGCATGAAAGCTAAAAAACCTACTAGTGATGCTAGCAGATAACTTCTCACAGTTTCAGTAAACTGAAATTTGGCAGTTATCATCACATAAATTCCGTGAGCAAATGCTACAAATGCACTCCAAAGAAATGTATAAAGACTAATGGCTAAGGTGACTGCATAAATACTCCAAATAGCGAACAAGTCGGGTTTTTGTCGTTCTTTTGCTAGCTCATCTTCTAGCCGTATGGCTCGCAGCAGAGACGCACTGGATAGTAAAATGGTGACTAACCAAAGAATATATTCTTGTGCTTCTTGGGCGTATACTAGGTGAGTTGGAGAGATAGCCATGAGTGCGATGGCTACGCCCGCCGCAGGCATCGCAACACCAGAAACCGATAATGGCACATTAAATAATTCTCGGCATAGCCAATAAACACAAGGGAAAACCAGCAAACTAATACAGGCTGATAAACTTCTAATCGCTGTCACCGAATTACCAAAGATTTCCATCCACAATCTGGCTATGATGTAATACAACGGTGGATGCTGAGAATCTTGTTTTGCCAAAGACATAATTGTGTCATTTAAGCTTTTTTCTGGATTTGCACCTTGAAACTGAGCAAAACTTTCTTTGCCAATCACACGATTATTAAAAAGTTGCTGTTTCGCTTCATTAATCGTGTAACCAGAAATTCGCAATGAGGCATAAACTTCATTTTGCCAGAAAACTTTACCATCAAGATTAGAAAAACGAAACAATATACCCATCGTCAATAAGAAGATAGTTAAAAACCGCAACCAACTCGGAGCAAATTTGAGATGGTGCATAAGTGGGTTTCCTAAAAAGTTTTCTCAAATCATCTCGTGGGCTGGATGAGGTGCCGCAGCTACGCCCGTCGGCGACATCGCCAAGACTTCAAGCGGAGCCTATTTGTTAAACATCGCCAACCGGACTTTAATTTGATTGGGAAGATTGGCAATCAACACCTCTCCTTTATTAACTACAAAAAAACATGGGCAAGGTTGTATCAAATCCCGCAAAACTGGATTTGGTTGTGAAACCGAGATATAAATGGAGTGTAAAATACACCAAGTGTAGCCGCATCTGTGGTCAGGCAACTCCATAGCTACCGTGCATTGAGCGATCGCTTTGCGGGTTATAGTTCTCAATTCTCCTAACGGCGAATAAAGGATTGTTTTTTGCCTCCAGCACAGGACAGGGTATAGAACGAGCGATGCCTACGGTGATCACTGAGCCAAGTCGCTCGCGGAGCGTCTCGTAGAGAAGTGCGGGCTACGCCTACGCCACGCCACTTGGTATTGTTAACCGATCAGAATTCGAGGTAGCAGTTTAAAGTAGCTGTAGAGCAGATTGATAATACTCCCTTGGCAAGAAGATAAACTCTTGCTTTTAAGCTCTCGGAGGCTAAGATCGCACAGATGCGACAGCAGAATTTCTTGCGTTCGATTCCCAAAGGGTTCTTGAGAGTGCCACTCCGTGTAGCTCTTGTAGTACCTTTCGTTGTGCAAATTTCTGTTGCTGTAGGCTTAACAGCATTCTTATCTTTAAAAAATGGTCAGAAAGCTGTTAATGACGTTGCTACTCAGCTGCGGAATGAGGTTACAACTCGGATTCATCAACATGTTACCAATTACATAGAGATTCCCCAACTTGTCACTCAGATTAACGCCAATGCTGTCCATATTGGTCAGTTAAGTTTAAAAGATGCAAAAAGTTTAGAACGCCATTTATGGAATCAAATGCAGTTATTCAAGCCCTTAAAGCCGATCGCTTTTGCAAGTACACAAGGAGAAATTCATTCGGTTGATCGCCTTAACGATGGTTCACTAGTCATCCGAAAAAGAGACCAATCGACTGGTTACAATTACTATACTTACACCACTGATAATCAAGGCAACATTGTCAGGTTACTTCAAGTTAACCCAACTTTTGATCCTCGCACTCGCCCCTGGTATACAAATGCTGTGAAAGCAGGTAAAACTACTTGCACAGAAATTTATTCATATTTCTCTTCATCAGGGCTAGCGTTCAGTGCAACCCAACCTCTTTATAACCAGACGGGTACTTTGCTTGGAGTGACCAATGCAACGTTATCTCTTTCACAGCTGAGTGAGTTCTTGCACAGTTTAAAGATTGGTCGCTCAGGAAAGACATTTATTGTCGAGCATTCTGGAGAGTTGGTAGCAACTTCAACCGCGGAGCAACCTTTTATCCTGAGTCATGAGGGAGGAAAAAAGAAATCCAAACGGCTCAGAGCGATCGCCAGCAGCGATCGGATCACTCATCTGACAACACAGTATTTGCATTCAAAATTTGGTAATTTTAGAAACATTTCTTCTCGCCGACAGCTAGAATTTGAAATTGATCAGAAGCGGCAATTTGTACAGTTAATGCCCCTTACAGCCGACTGTGGGCTAAATTGGCTGATTATCGTAGTGGTTCCAGAAGCCGACTTTATGGAGCATATCGAAGCTAACACCCGAACCACTATGTTGCTGTGTTTAGGAGCGTTGATATTGGCTACAGCCATAGGAGTGATTACTTCTCATTGGATTACTCAACCAATTCTCTTTTTGAGCATTGCCTCTCAGGAAATCGCTAATGGGAAGTTAGACCAAACCGTTACAGTAGAGGGCATCAATGAAATAAGAGTTCTTGCTCAAGCTCATAATCAAATGGCTGCTCAATTACAAGATTCATTTGCTGGACTCTTAGAGGCTAACAGGCAATTAGAAGCTGAAATTAACGAGCGTAAGCAGGTAGAAGAACAGTTACGACATAATGCGTTTCACGATGCACTGACAGGTTTACCAAACCGAGCTTTCTTTATGGAGAGCTTAAAACACACACTCCAGCGAGCCAAGCGACAAAAGAGTTATTTATTTGCTGTACTATTTCTCGACCTGGATCGGTTTAAGGTGATCAATGACA
This portion of the Nostoc sp. GT001 genome encodes:
- a CDS encoding EAL domain-containing protein, with protein sequence MRQQNFLRSIPKGFLRVPLRVALVVPFVVQISVAVGLTAFLSLKNGQKAVNDVATQLRNEVTTRIHQHVTNYIEIPQLVTQINANAVHIGQLSLKDAKSLERHLWNQMQLFKPLKPIAFASTQGEIHSVDRLNDGSLVIRKRDQSTGYNYYTYTTDNQGNIVRLLQVNPTFDPRTRPWYTNAVKAGKTTCTEIYSYFSSSGLAFSATQPLYNQTGTLLGVTNATLSLSQLSEFLHSLKIGRSGKTFIVEHSGELVATSTAEQPFILSHEGGKKKSKRLRAIASSDRITHLTTQYLHSKFGNFRNISSRRQLEFEIDQKRQFVQLMPLTADCGLNWLIIVVVPEADFMEHIEANTRTTMLLCLGALILATAIGVITSHWITQPILFLSIASQEIANGKLDQTVTVEGINEIRVLAQAHNQMAAQLQDSFAGLLEANRQLEAEINERKQVEEQLRHNAFHDALTGLPNRAFFMESLKHTLQRAKRQKSYLFAVLFLDLDRFKVINDSLGHLKGDQFLIAIANRLEVCIRSTDIAARLGGDEFTILLDEIQNVSEAIKVAERIQQELTLPLELDGQEVFTTASIGIALSSTVDYDQPENLLRDADTAMYRAKALGKARYELFNQEMYTNALVRLQLENDLRRAIERQEFQLYYQPIVSLTNGRLIGFEALIRWQHPERGFVSPTDFIPLVEETGMIVELGYWTLYEACRQMQSWQVSHPTNSLEKISVNLSVKQFSQRDLIEQIGEILHSTGLDASSLMLEITESAIMENGDEANAALSEFRKMGIKLSIDDFGTGYSSLSRLHSFPISLLKIDRSFVSPIDGNGKNLEIIEIIITLAHKLGMDVTAEGVETKEQLAFLKKLNCEYGQGYFFSRPLDKTAALALIVKNLQW
- a CDS encoding glycosyltransferase family 39 protein, with protein sequence MHHLKFAPSWLRFLTIFLLTMGILFRFSNLDGKVFWQNEVYASLRISGYTINEAKQQLFNNRVIGKESFAQFQGANPEKSLNDTIMSLAKQDSQHPPLYYIIARLWMEIFGNSVTAIRSLSACISLLVFPCVYWLCRELFNVPLSVSGVAMPAAGVAIALMAISPTHLVYAQEAQEYILWLVTILLSSASLLRAIRLEDELAKERQKPDLFAIWSIYAVTLAISLYTFLWSAFVAFAHGIYVMITAKFQFTETVRSYLLASLVGFLAFMPWITVVIGDFFQFLISADKTTAQSDLIPILPFLLMQLSRIFFDIDLSSENSLGYLIGLAFLSLVGYSIYFLCQSTNYKIWSFIITLIVVPALPLILPDLIIGSIRSSTEAYLIPSYLGIQLAVAYLLTTQLYNGRGSRRSFWHIIMALVIICGLISSKVSSQAETWWNKGMNYGNPQVAQIINQSNRPLLISDALSNNYGHVFSLSYLLEPKVRFLLVNNQKIPKIPDGFSDVFLLNPSEAWGKSIEKKYKFKTDIVYSDNYYSIWKLAKTRNLRRRNISPNNQLSAELSTRQIILQ